GGCCCCAGATGAAGTAAAGAATGGAAAAAAGATGTACTATGTCTATGTCTGGATTCCGATTGCAGCCCCGGAAATCGGGATTCGTATGATGTCGCCAGCACCGGAAGGGATGAAGCCAGGTGCGAAAGACTTCGTAACGGCTGATTTTACGGCAAATGCTGCCGATACCAAAAGCTTCTTCGACACCTGGATCACGTTCGAACGTGCCGAAGGTATCCTGAAACTGGAAGACGCAGCGGCAAAAGCCAAGACGGCTAAGTGGGTTTCGATCGAGTCGAATGACGATTCAGGCGATATGCCGGCACAACCATCCGGAAAAAAATACAACTCGCTGATGCGCATCACCAGCGATCCAAACAATCCGACCAAGTCACTTGTAATGGGACTCTATCGAATCGGTTTCACCACGTATAAAACAGGCGAGGTACAAGGCAGCTTCCTGGCACAATTAGGTGCGCCAATAAGCCTTCCGGGCGTAGCTGTAGCAGCCCGTCCTGAGGATTTGCTGGCAGCCAAAAGGTAAATGGAAAGGCCGTTCTTGCCGGCCCTTCCACCTATGTATTCGTTTTTGGAGGAATCCCGCTGTGAAACCGGCGGGATTTCTTATTTTTAGCCACTAGCGGCGAGCGAAAGCCGCAGTCACGTTATGAAGAAAATTGTGATTACCGGCACCAGCCGCGGCATCGGATATGAACTGGCCCTACGCTTTGCTGAAGCGGGTTGGGAAGTGCTGGCGTTATCCCGTCAAACCCCACGTGTTTTGATGGAGCATCCTTCCATCACCTGCCTGTCAGTTGACTTCGGAGCCGCTGATGCGTTCGAACGTGTTGCCGCCTTTTTGTCTGAATGGGGTCCTATCGACGCGGTAGTGCACAACGCCGGACGATTGGTCGCGCGACCCTTTGCCGAGCTGACCGCCGCCGATTTCCAGTCGGTCTATCAGGTCAACGTTTTTGCGGTGGCCGGATTAACGCAGGTATGTTTGCCGTATTTGACGAAAGGCAGTCATGTGGTTTCTATCAGCAGTATGGGTGGCGTGCAGGGAGCGGCGAAATTTCCCGGACTTGCCGCCTATTCCTCAAGTAAGGCCGCGCTGATCGGGCTGTCCGAGTTGCTGGCAGAGGAATACAAAGAAGCGGGCATAGCGTTCAACGTACTCGCCCTGGGTGCCGTGCAGACCGAAATGCTTGAAGAGGCCTTTCCGGGCTATAAAGCACCGGTGACCGCATCGCAGATGGCGGATTACATCTTTCGGTTCACCCTCGACGGCCATCATTTTCACAACGGCAAAATCCTGGAAGTATCGGTATCGACACCATGAGTGACGTGTTGCAGAAATACCTGCCGGAACATGCCGTCATGCCGGTGTTTGAGTTGATCCGTACAAAAGGCGTGCACCTGCGGATCGTAAACGAACGGCAAACCCGTCACGGCGACTACCGACACTCTCCTTCTGGGAAACATGAGATCACGGTGAATGCAAACC
This genomic interval from Flavobacterium sp. HJ-32-4 contains the following:
- a CDS encoding SDR family oxidoreductase, with product MKKIVITGTSRGIGYELALRFAEAGWEVLALSRQTPRVLMEHPSITCLSVDFGAADAFERVAAFLSEWGPIDAVVHNAGRLVARPFAELTAADFQSVYQVNVFAVAGLTQVCLPYLTKGSHVVSISSMGGVQGAAKFPGLAAYSSSKAALIGLSELLAEEYKEAGIAFNVLALGAVQTEMLEEAFPGYKAPVTASQMADYIFRFTLDGHHFHNGKILEVSVSTP
- a CDS encoding LipL32 family surface lipoprotein; translation: MKKLMIAAAVAVAFASTAHAQKLDKFGADLGKKSVMGKDIRVPYTDLTSYFGYIKPGAAPDEVKNGKKMYYVYVWIPIAAPEIGIRMMSPAPEGMKPGAKDFVTADFTANAADTKSFFDTWITFERAEGILKLEDAAAKAKTAKWVSIESNDDSGDMPAQPSGKKYNSLMRITSDPNNPTKSLVMGLYRIGFTTYKTGEVQGSFLAQLGAPISLPGVAVAARPEDLLAAKR